In one Verrucomicrobiota bacterium genomic region, the following are encoded:
- a CDS encoding nucleotide excision repair endonuclease, which translates to MDSNTEQLLLFDLPNPLTKTVGRDFFLNLPEIPGVYHFRGEEDKVLYIGKSKNLKKRLNSYRRIKAEKADKRLVRLVNATRAITFKTCSSEKAALKLENKLIREHNPCYNRAQVYPYKNPFVICRYEGDRFSIRRHSGEEFPQIKGDELLFGSFPAGLTPRALRAWQRLLLIKQSKSKNGFSLPENLMENQYYKQLTLSFGRGRFNHWLQKQFLSYLRGKHRWALWALSAPLLLNMFRMEKSLRHLCWQDWKFAFRFFSAGPRRNRKLNESRGFRADEPITQADVSDWQLDRRLSSIA; encoded by the coding sequence GTGGATTCCAACACTGAACAACTCCTTCTTTTTGATTTACCAAACCCTCTGACGAAAACAGTGGGGCGAGACTTTTTCCTCAATTTACCAGAAATCCCCGGAGTTTATCACTTTCGCGGTGAAGAGGATAAGGTTCTCTACATAGGTAAATCCAAGAACCTCAAAAAACGTCTGAATTCTTACCGTAGAATCAAAGCGGAAAAAGCAGATAAGCGCCTCGTGCGACTCGTCAACGCCACGCGAGCCATCACTTTCAAAACCTGCAGTTCAGAAAAAGCGGCCCTCAAACTAGAGAACAAATTGATTCGCGAGCACAACCCATGCTACAACCGCGCGCAGGTTTATCCCTACAAAAACCCGTTTGTCATTTGCCGCTACGAAGGAGACCGCTTTTCAATTCGTCGCCATTCCGGCGAAGAGTTTCCTCAGATTAAAGGGGATGAACTGCTGTTCGGTTCCTTCCCGGCTGGTTTGACTCCACGAGCACTTCGGGCTTGGCAGCGACTTCTGCTTATTAAGCAGTCCAAATCTAAAAACGGTTTTTCTCTGCCGGAAAACCTCATGGAAAACCAGTATTACAAGCAGCTCACACTTTCCTTCGGACGTGGTCGCTTCAACCACTGGCTTCAGAAACAATTTCTTTCCTACCTCCGAGGAAAACACCGCTGGGCACTTTGGGCACTATCGGCTCCCTTGCTTCTGAATATGTTTCGTATGGAGAAATCCTTGCGGCACCTTTGCTGGCAAGACTGGAAATTCGCCTTTCGATTCTTTTCCGCCGGTCCACGGCGCAATCGCAAGCTGAATGAGAGCCGCGGCTTTCGCGCTGACGAACCCATCACTCAGGCCGACGTATCCGATTGGCAACTGGATCGTCGATTATCTTCGATTGCTTAA
- a CDS encoding DUF4281 domain-containing protein, with translation MPVWIVEFFGEARLDLLFWIITGSTAPFWVMMIFFGQYNWMKQLCHPWLIPPLLGGLYLYCIYLLFTVTATPEVPDATMKSIRLFWSHPFLFMALWAHRIIFDLFCGMMLNRTKEGEDWAGKLSLLLIWFLGPIGLMIFAARYWVNLKERLPNKKRQQ, from the coding sequence ATGCCTGTTTGGATAGTAGAGTTTTTTGGGGAAGCCCGATTGGATTTGTTGTTCTGGATAATCACCGGATCAACCGCTCCATTCTGGGTGATGATGATTTTCTTTGGTCAATACAATTGGATGAAGCAACTGTGTCATCCTTGGTTGATTCCTCCATTACTAGGTGGGTTGTACCTGTATTGTATTTATCTGCTGTTTACGGTAACGGCTACACCTGAGGTTCCCGATGCGACGATGAAAAGTATACGCCTTTTCTGGAGTCATCCGTTTTTGTTCATGGCACTCTGGGCGCATCGAATAATTTTCGATTTATTTTGCGGGATGATGTTGAACCGAACCAAGGAAGGGGAGGACTGGGCAGGTAAATTGTCGCTGCTCTTGATCTGGTTTCTCGGGCCGATTGGGCTGATGATCTTCGCAGCGCGCTATTGGGTGAACCTTAAGGAGCGTTTACCAAACAAGAAGCGGCAGCAGTAA